In Escherichia ruysiae, a genomic segment contains:
- the ycaR gene encoding protein YcaR, with protein sequence MDHRLLEIVACPVCNGKLWYNQEKQELICKLDNLAFPLRDGIPVLLETEARVLTADESKS encoded by the coding sequence ATGGATCATCGTCTGCTTGAAATCGTTGCCTGCCCGGTTTGCAACGGCAAACTTTGGTATAACCAGGAAAAACAAGAACTGATTTGCAAACTGGATAACCTGGCTTTCCCGCTGCGCGATGGCATCCCAGTGCTGTTGGAAACGGAAGCCCGCGTGCTGACTGCTGATGAGAGTAAATCATGA
- the msbA gene encoding lipid A ABC transporter ATP-binding protein/permease MsbA, which produces MHNDKDLSTWQTFRRLWPTIAPFKAGLIVAGIALILNAASDTFMLSLLKPLLDDGFGKTDRSVLMWMPLVVIGLMILRGITSYISSYCISWVSGKVVMTMRRRLFGHMMGMPVSFFDKQSTGTLLSRITYDSEQVASSSSGALITVVREGASIIGLFAMMFYYSWQLSIILIVLAPIVSIAIRIVSKRFRSISKNMQNTMGQVTTSAEQMLKGHKEVLIFGGQEVETKRFDKVSNKMRLQGMKMVSASSISDPIIQLIASLALAFVLYAASFPSVMDSLTAGTITVVFSSMIALMRPLKSLTNVNAQFQRGMAACQTLFTILDSEQEKDEGKREIERAIGDVEFRNVTFTYPGREVPALRNINLKIPAGKTVALVGRSGSGKSTIASLITRFYDIDEGEILMDGHDLREYTLASLRNQVALVSQNVHLFNDTVANNIAYARTDQYSREQIEEAARMAYAMDFINKMDNGLDTVIGENGVLLSGGQRQRIAIARALLRDSPILILDEATSALDTESERAIQAALDELQKNRTSLVIAHRLSTIEKADEIVVVEDGVIVERGTHNDLLEHRGVYAQLHKMQFGQ; this is translated from the coding sequence ATGCATAACGACAAAGATCTCTCTACGTGGCAGACATTCCGCCGACTGTGGCCAACCATTGCGCCTTTTAAAGCGGGTCTGATCGTGGCGGGCATAGCGTTAATTCTCAACGCAGCCAGCGATACCTTCATGTTATCGCTCCTTAAGCCACTTCTCGATGATGGCTTTGGTAAAACCGATCGCTCCGTGCTGATGTGGATGCCGCTGGTGGTTATTGGGCTGATGATTTTACGTGGTATCACCAGTTATATTTCCAGTTACTGCATCTCCTGGGTATCAGGAAAAGTGGTAATGACTATGCGTCGCCGCCTGTTTGGTCACATGATGGGAATGCCGGTGTCATTTTTTGACAAACAGTCAACCGGGACTCTGCTTTCACGTATTACTTACGATTCTGAACAGGTTGCTTCGTCGTCTTCCGGCGCGCTGATTACGGTGGTGCGTGAAGGTGCTTCCATTATCGGTCTGTTCGCCATGATGTTCTATTACAGCTGGCAGTTGTCGATCATTTTGATTGTGCTGGCGCCGATCGTCTCGATTGCGATTCGTATCGTATCGAAGCGTTTTCGCAGCATCAGTAAAAACATGCAGAACACCATGGGGCAGGTGACCACCAGTGCAGAACAGATGCTGAAAGGCCACAAAGAGGTGCTGATTTTTGGCGGCCAGGAAGTGGAAACGAAGCGTTTTGATAAGGTCAGCAACAAGATGCGTTTGCAGGGAATGAAGATGGTATCAGCCTCTTCTATCTCTGACCCAATCATTCAGCTGATTGCCTCTTTGGCGCTGGCGTTTGTTCTGTATGCAGCGAGCTTCCCAAGTGTAATGGATAGCCTGACAGCAGGTACGATTACCGTTGTCTTCTCTTCGATGATTGCACTGATGCGTCCGCTGAAATCGCTGACCAACGTTAACGCCCAATTCCAGCGTGGTATGGCGGCCTGTCAGACGCTGTTTACCATTCTGGATAGTGAACAGGAGAAAGACGAAGGTAAACGCGAGATTGAACGAGCAATCGGCGACGTCGAATTTCGCAATGTCACTTTTACCTATCCGGGGCGTGAAGTTCCCGCTCTGCGTAACATCAACCTAAAAATTCCGGCAGGGAAAACGGTCGCTCTGGTCGGACGTTCTGGTTCAGGTAAATCAACAATCGCCAGCTTGATCACGCGTTTCTACGATATTGATGAAGGCGAAATCCTGATGGATGGTCACGATCTGCGCGAGTATACCCTGGCGTCATTGCGTAACCAGGTTGCACTGGTATCGCAGAATGTCCATTTGTTTAACGATACGGTTGCCAACAACATTGCTTACGCACGTACAGACCAGTACAGCCGTGAGCAAATTGAAGAAGCGGCGCGTATGGCTTATGCCATGGACTTTATCAATAAGATGGATAACGGTCTTGATACGGTGATTGGTGAAAACGGCGTGTTGCTCTCTGGCGGTCAGCGCCAGCGTATCGCTATCGCTCGAGCTTTGTTGCGTGACAGCCCGATTCTGATCCTTGATGAAGCCACCTCGGCGCTGGATACAGAATCCGAACGTGCGATTCAGGCGGCGCTTGACGAGCTACAGAAAAACCGTACCTCACTGGTGATTGCTCACCGTTTGTCTACCATTGAAAAGGCAGACGAAATTGTGGTCGTTGAGGATGGTGTCATTGTGGAACGCGGCACGCATAACGATTTGCTTGAGCACCGTGGTGTCTACGCGCAACTTCACAAAATGCAATTTGGTCAATGA
- a CDS encoding ComEC family protein — MKITTVGVCIICGIFPLLILPQLPGTLPLACLTVFACVLAFIPVKAVRYFTLTLLFFLWGVLAAKQILWAGETLTGATQDAIVEITATDGMTTHYAQITHLQGRRLFPAPGIVLYGEYLPQAVCAGQQWSMKLRVRAVHGQLNDGGFDSQRYAIAQHQTLTGRFLQARIIEPGCSLRAQYLASLQTTLQPYLWKAVILGLGMGERLSVPKEIKDIMRNTGTAHLMAISGLHIAFAALLAAGLIRVGQIFLPGHWIHWQMPLIGGICCAAFYAWLTGMQPPALRTIVALATWGMLKLSGRQWRGWDVWLCCLAAILLMDPVAILSQSLWLSAAAVAALIFWYQWFPCPVWPLPPVLRAIVSFIHLQLGITLLLMPVQIVIFHGISLTSFIANLFAIPLVTFITVPLILAAMIVHLSGPLIVEQGLWFLVDRSLALLFWLLKSLPEGWVNIAERWQWISFFPWLLLVGWRLNAWRTLPALCVAGGIMMCCPLWQKPRSDEWQVYMLDVGQGLAMVIARNGKAILYDTGLAWPEGDSGQQLIVPWLRWHNLEPEGVILSHEHLDHRGGLDSILRVWPTLWVRSPLNWEHHQPCMRGEAWQWQGLRFSAHWPLQGSNDKGNNHSCVVKIDDGTYSILLTGDIEAFAEQKMLSRYWQHVQATLLQVPHHGSNTSSSLPLIQRVNGKVALASASRYNAWRLPSSKVKRRYQLQGYQWVDTQHQGQITVDFSAQGWQVRSLREQILPRWYHQWFGVPVDNG; from the coding sequence ATGAAAATAACGACAGTCGGTGTATGCATTATTTGCGGAATTTTTCCGCTGCTGATTTTGCCGCAATTGCCTGGAACATTACCCCTTGCGTGTCTGACTGTCTTTGCCTGCGTACTGGCATTTATTCCTGTAAAAGCCGTTCGTTATTTCACGCTAACATTGCTGTTTTTCCTTTGGGGCGTATTGGCGGCAAAGCAAATTTTGTGGGCAGGAGAAACCTTAACTGGCGCGACGCAGGATGCAATTGTCGAAATTACTGCTACTGACGGCATGACCACTCATTACGCTCAAATTACCCATCTACAAGGTCGACGTCTTTTCCCTGCGCCAGGCATCGTGCTGTATGGCGAGTATCTGCCACAAGCGGTTTGTGCCGGACAACAATGGTCAATGAAACTCAGAGTTCGTGCGGTTCACGGTCAGCTTAATGATGGCGGCTTTGACAGCCAGCGTTATGCTATTGCCCAGCACCAGACTCTAACCGGGCGTTTTCTTCAGGCAAGAATCATTGAACCGGGGTGTAGTCTGCGGGCGCAATATCTGGCCTCTTTGCAAACGACCCTGCAACCTTATCTGTGGAAAGCGGTGATTCTTGGCTTAGGTATGGGTGAACGGTTATCTGTGCCTAAAGAAATCAAAGATATTATGCGCAATACTGGTACAGCGCATTTAATGGCTATATCGGGATTGCACATCGCTTTTGCGGCGTTGCTGGCAGCCGGGCTCATTCGCGTTGGGCAAATTTTCCTCCCTGGTCATTGGATCCACTGGCAGATGCCATTAATTGGCGGAATTTGCTGTGCCGCTTTTTATGCCTGGTTGACTGGTATGCAACCTCCGGCATTGCGTACCATCGTGGCGCTTGCAACGTGGGGAATGCTTAAGTTAAGTGGGCGACAATGGCGTGGCTGGGATGTCTGGTTATGCTGCCTTGCGGCAATATTGCTAATGGATCCTGTTGCCATCCTTTCACAAAGTTTGTGGCTCTCTGCTGCAGCGGTGGCGGCGCTGATTTTTTGGTATCAGTGGTTTCCCTGTCCGGTCTGGCCGCTGCCGCCAGTATTGCGCGCTATTGTTTCCTTCATCCATCTACAACTGGGAATAACGCTCCTGCTCATGCCAGTGCAAATAGTCATATTTCATGGCATTAGCCTGACCTCGTTTATAGCAAATCTGTTCGCTATTCCCTTAGTGACATTTATCACGGTTCCGTTGATTCTCGCCGCGATGATAGTGCATTTAAGCGGACCATTAATCGTGGAACAAGGATTATGGTTTCTGGTCGACAGATCTTTGGCTTTACTTTTCTGGTTGTTAAAGAGCTTGCCGGAAGGATGGGTCAACATTGCTGAACGTTGGCAATGGATATCATTTTTTCCCTGGTTATTACTGGTAGGATGGCGACTAAACGCATGGCGAACGTTGCCTGCGCTGTGCGTGGCTGGAGGCATAATGATGTGTTGTCCATTGTGGCAAAAACCACGGTCTGACGAGTGGCAGGTGTATATGCTTGATGTCGGGCAAGGGCTGGCAATGGTAATTGCGCGAAACGGCAAAGCGATTCTCTATGATACGGGGCTCGCCTGGCCAGAAGGTGACAGCGGGCAACAACTGATTGTCCCTTGGCTACGCTGGCATAACCTTGAACCGGAAGGCGTCATTCTGAGTCATGAGCATCTGGATCATCGGGGAGGGCTGGACTCGATATTACGTGTCTGGCCGACGTTATGGGTCAGAAGTCCTTTAAACTGGGAACATCATCAGCCCTGTATGCGTGGTGAAGCGTGGCAGTGGCAAGGATTACGTTTTAGCGCACACTGGCCTTTACAAGGTAGCAACGATAAAGGAAATAACCATTCCTGTGTGGTTAAGATTGATGACGGAACGTATAGCATTCTTTTAACCGGTGATATTGAAGCATTCGCTGAACAAAAAATGCTAAGTCGTTACTGGCAACACGTGCAGGCAACATTACTTCAGGTGCCCCATCATGGCAGTAATACCTCATCATCATTGCCATTAATTCAGCGTGTGAATGGAAAAGTGGCACTGGCATCGGCATCGCGCTATAACGCATGGCGACTACCCTCCAGTAAAGTTAAAAGACGCTATCAACTTCAGGGATATCAATGGGTTGACACCCAGCATCAGGGGCAAATAACCGTCGATTTTTCAGCGCAAGGCTGGCAGGTACGCAGCCTAAGAGAGCAAATTTTACCTCGTTGGTATCATCAGTGGTTTGGCGTGCCAGTGGATAACGGGTAG
- the ihfB gene encoding integration host factor subunit beta codes for MTKSELIERLANQQSHIPAKTVEDAVKEMLEHMASTLAQGERIEIRGFGSFSLHYRAPRTGRNPKTGDKVELEGKYVPHFKPGKELRDRANIYG; via the coding sequence ATGACCAAGTCAGAATTGATAGAAAGACTTGCCAACCAGCAATCGCACATTCCCGCTAAGACGGTTGAAGATGCAGTAAAAGAGATGCTGGAGCATATGGCCTCGACTCTTGCGCAGGGCGAGCGTATTGAAATCCGCGGTTTCGGCAGTTTCTCTTTGCACTACCGCGCACCACGTACCGGACGTAATCCGAAGACTGGCGATAAAGTAGAACTGGAAGGAAAATACGTTCCTCACTTTAAACCAGGAAAAGAACTGCGCGATCGCGCCAATATTTACGGTTAA
- a CDS encoding YcbJ family phosphotransferase — MEQLRAELSHLLGEKLSRIECVNEKADTALWALYDSQGNPMPLMARSFSTPGQARQLAWKTTMLARSGTVRMPTIYGVMTHEEHPGPDVLLLERMRGVSVEAPARTPERWEHLKEQIVEALLAWHRQDSRGCVGAVDNTQENFWPSWYRQHVEVLWTTLNQFHNTGLTMQDKRILFRTRECLPALFEGFNDNCVLIHGNFCLRSMLKDSRSDQLLAMVGPGLMLWAPREYELFRLMDNTLAEDLLWSYLQRAPVAESFIWRRWLYVLWDEVAQLVNTGRFSRRNFDLASKSLLPWLA; from the coding sequence ATGGAACAGCTGCGTGCCGAATTAAGCCATTTACTGGGCGAAAAACTCAGTCGTATTGAGTGCGTCAATGAAAAAGCGGATACGGCGTTGTGGGCTTTGTATGACAGCCAGGGAAACCCAATGCCGTTAATGGCGAGAAGCTTTAGTACGCCAGGCCAGGCCCGCCAGTTGGCATGGAAGACCACCATGCTGGCGCGCAGCGGGACTGTTCGTATGCCAACCATCTATGGAGTGATGACACATGAAGAACATCCTGGCCCCGATGTCCTGTTACTGGAGCGGATGCGTGGTGTTTCTGTAGAAGCTCCCGCGCGTACACCGGAACGCTGGGAGCATCTGAAAGAGCAAATTGTTGAAGCTCTGCTGGCCTGGCATCGACAGGACAGTCGAGGTTGCGTCGGCGCAGTCGACAACACTCAGGAAAATTTCTGGCCCTCCTGGTATCGGCAACATGTTGAAGTGCTATGGACCACGCTCAATCAGTTCCATAACACCGGACTAACGATGCAGGATAAGCGTATCCTGTTCCGCACTCGCGAATGTCTTCCGGCCTTATTTGAAGGCTTTAACGACAATTGTGTGCTGATTCATGGCAATTTCTGTTTGCGCAGCATGTTGAAAGATTCTCGTAGCGATCAATTACTGGCGATGGTAGGGCCGGGCCTCATGCTTTGGGCGCCACGTGAGTATGAGCTGTTCCGGTTGATGGATAACACTCTGGCAGAAGATTTACTCTGGAGTTACCTGCAACGCGCGCCAGTGGCGGAGTCTTTCATCTGGCGGCGTTGGCTGTATGTGTTATGGGATGAAGTTGCGCAACTGGTCAATACCGGACGGTTTAGTCGGCGCAACTTCGATCTGGCATCAAAATCACTCCTTCCCTGGCTCGCCTGA
- the kdsB gene encoding 3-deoxy-manno-octulosonate cytidylyltransferase, translated as MSFVVIIPARYASTRLPGKPLVDINGKPMIVHVLERARESGADRIIVATDHQDVARAVEAAGGEVCMTRADHQSGTERLAEVVEKCAFSDDTVIVNVQGDEPMIPATIIRQVADNLAQREVGMATLAVPIHSAEEAFNPNAVKVVLDAEGYALYFSRATIPWDRDRFAKGLETVGDNFLRHLGIYGYRAGFIRRYVTWQPSPLEHIEMLEQLRVLWYGEKIHVAVAQEVPGTGVDTPEDLERVRAEML; from the coding sequence ATGAGTTTTGTGGTGATTATTCCTGCACGCTACGCTTCTACGCGTCTGCCTGGTAAACCGTTGGTCGATATTAACGGTAAGCCGATGATCGTTCATGTTCTTGAACGCGCCCGCGAATCAGGAGCCGATCGCATCATTGTCGCAACCGATCATCAAGATGTTGCCCGCGCTGTTGAAGCGGCAGGAGGGGAAGTGTGCATGACGCGCGCCGATCATCAGTCAGGCACCGAACGCCTGGCGGAAGTTGTCGAAAAATGCGCGTTCAGCGACGACACGGTGATTGTTAATGTGCAGGGCGATGAGCCAATGATCCCTGCGACAATCATTCGTCAGGTTGCTGATAATCTCGCCCAGCGTGAAGTAGGCATGGCTACTCTGGCTGTACCTATCCACAGTGCGGAAGAAGCCTTTAATCCGAATGCGGTTAAAGTAGTGCTTGACGCTGAAGGTTATGCGCTTTACTTCTCACGAGCCACCATTCCGTGGGATCGTGACCGTTTTGCAAAAGGTCTGGAAACTGTTGGTGATAACTTCCTGCGTCATCTTGGTATTTATGGCTACCGTGCAGGCTTTATCCGTCGTTACGTCACCTGGCAGCCAAGTCCGTTAGAACACATCGAAATGTTAGAGCAGCTTCGCGTACTGTGGTACGGCGAAAAAATCCACGTTGCTGTTGCCCAGGAAGTTCCTGGTACAGGAGTGGATACCCCTGAAGATCTCGAGCGCGTTCGCGCTGAAATGCTCTAA
- the rpsA gene encoding 30S ribosomal protein S1 translates to MTESFAQLFEESLKEIETRPGSIVRGVVVAIDKDVVLVDAGLKSESAIPAEQFKNAQGELEIQVGDEVDVALDAVEDGFGETLLSREKAKRHEAWITLEKAYEDAETVTGVINGKVKGGFTVELNGIRAFLPGSLVDVRPVRDTLHLEGKELEFKVIKLDQKRNNVVVSRRAVIESENSAERDQLLENLQEGMEVKGIVKNLTDYGAFVDLGGVDGLLHITDMAWKRVKHPSEIVNVGDEITVKVLKFDRERTRVSLGLKQLGEDPWVAIAKRYPEGTKLTGRVTNLTDYGCFVEIEEGVEGLVHVSEMDWTNKNIHPSKVVNVGDVVEVMVLDIDEERRRISLGLKQCKANPWQQFAETHNKGDRVEGKIKSITDFGIFIGLDGGIDGLVHLSDISWNVAGEEAVREYKKGDEIAAVVLQVDAERERISLGVKQLAEDPFNNWVALNKKGAIVTGKVTAVDAKGATVELADGVEGYLRASEASRDRVEDATLVLSVGDEVEAKFTGVDRKNRAISLSVRAKDEADEKDAIATVNKQEDANFSNNAMAEAFKAAKGE, encoded by the coding sequence ATGACTGAATCTTTTGCTCAACTCTTTGAAGAGTCCTTAAAAGAAATCGAAACCCGCCCGGGTTCTATCGTTCGTGGCGTTGTTGTTGCTATCGACAAAGACGTAGTACTGGTTGACGCTGGTCTGAAATCTGAGTCTGCCATCCCGGCTGAGCAGTTCAAAAACGCCCAGGGCGAGCTGGAAATCCAGGTAGGTGACGAAGTTGACGTTGCTCTGGACGCAGTAGAAGACGGCTTCGGTGAAACTCTGCTGTCCCGTGAGAAAGCTAAACGTCACGAAGCCTGGATCACGCTGGAAAAAGCTTACGAAGATGCTGAAACTGTTACCGGTGTTATCAACGGCAAAGTTAAGGGCGGCTTCACTGTTGAGCTGAACGGTATTCGTGCGTTCCTGCCTGGTTCTCTGGTAGACGTTCGTCCGGTGCGTGACACTCTGCACCTGGAAGGCAAAGAGCTTGAATTCAAAGTAATCAAGCTGGATCAGAAGCGCAACAACGTTGTTGTTTCTCGTCGTGCCGTTATCGAATCCGAAAACAGCGCAGAGCGCGATCAGCTGCTGGAAAACCTGCAGGAAGGCATGGAAGTTAAAGGTATCGTTAAGAACCTCACTGACTACGGTGCATTCGTTGATCTGGGCGGCGTTGACGGCCTGCTGCACATCACTGACATGGCCTGGAAACGCGTTAAGCATCCGAGCGAAATCGTCAACGTGGGCGACGAAATCACTGTTAAAGTGCTGAAGTTCGACCGCGAACGTACCCGTGTATCCCTGGGCCTGAAACAGCTGGGCGAAGATCCGTGGGTAGCTATCGCTAAACGTTATCCGGAAGGTACTAAACTGACTGGTCGCGTGACCAACCTGACCGACTACGGCTGCTTCGTTGAAATCGAAGAAGGCGTTGAAGGCCTGGTACACGTTTCCGAAATGGATTGGACCAACAAAAACATCCACCCGTCCAAAGTTGTTAACGTTGGCGATGTAGTGGAAGTTATGGTTCTGGATATCGACGAAGAACGTCGTCGTATCTCCCTGGGTCTGAAACAGTGCAAAGCTAACCCGTGGCAGCAGTTCGCGGAAACCCACAACAAGGGCGACCGTGTTGAAGGTAAAATCAAGTCTATCACTGACTTCGGTATCTTCATCGGCCTGGACGGCGGCATCGACGGCCTGGTTCACCTGTCTGACATCTCCTGGAACGTTGCAGGCGAAGAAGCAGTTCGTGAATACAAAAAAGGCGACGAAATCGCTGCAGTTGTTCTGCAAGTTGACGCAGAACGTGAACGTATCTCCCTGGGCGTTAAACAGCTCGCAGAAGATCCGTTCAACAACTGGGTTGCTCTGAACAAGAAAGGCGCTATCGTAACTGGTAAAGTAACTGCAGTTGACGCTAAAGGCGCAACCGTAGAACTGGCTGACGGCGTTGAAGGTTACCTGCGTGCTTCTGAAGCATCCCGTGACCGCGTTGAAGACGCTACCCTGGTTCTGAGCGTTGGCGACGAAGTTGAAGCTAAATTCACCGGCGTTGATCGTAAAAACCGCGCAATCAGCCTGTCTGTTCGTGCGAAAGACGAAGCTGACGAGAAAGATGCAATCGCAACTGTTAACAAACAGGAAGATGCAAACTTCTCCAACAACGCAATGGCTGAAGCTTTCAAAGCAGCTAAAGGCGAGTAA
- the lpxK gene encoding tetraacyldisaccharide 4'-kinase, with product MIEKIWSGESPLWRLLLPLSWLYGLVSGAIRLCYKLKLKRAWRAPVPVVVVGNLTAGGNGKTPVVVWLVEQLQKRGIRVGVVSRGYGGKAESYPMLLSAETTTAQAGDEPVLIYQRTGAPVAVSPVRSDAVKAILAQHPDVQLIVTDDGLQHYRLARDVEIVVIDGVRRFGNGWWLPAGPMRERAGRLKSVDAVIVNGGVPRSGEIPMHLLPGQAVNLRTGTRCDVAQLEHVVAMAGIGHPPRFFATLKMCGVQPEKCVPLSDHQSLNHADVSALLSAGQTLVMTEKDAVKCRGFAEENWWYLPVDAQFSGAEPEKLLAQLSSLASGN from the coding sequence ATGATCGAAAAAATCTGGTCTGGTGAATCTCCTTTGTGGCGGCTGTTGCTGCCACTCTCCTGGTTGTATGGTCTGGTGAGTGGCGCTATCCGTCTTTGCTATAAACTAAAACTGAAGCGCGCATGGCGTGCCCCGGTGCCAGTTGTGGTGGTCGGTAATCTCACCGCAGGTGGCAACGGGAAAACCCCGGTCGTTGTCTGGCTGGTAGAACAACTGCAAAAACGTGGTATTCGTGTTGGTGTTGTATCCCGGGGCTATGGCGGTAAGGCCGAGTCGTATCCGATGTTATTGTCGGCAGAGACCACCACAGCACAGGCGGGTGATGAACCGGTGCTGATTTATCAGCGTACTGGCGCGCCTGTTGCAGTTTCTCCCGTGCGTTCTGATGCGGTAAAAGCCATTCTGGCGCAACATCCTGATGTGCAGCTCATCGTAACCGACGACGGTTTACAGCATTATCGTCTGGCGCGTGATGTGGAAATCGTCGTTATTGATGGTGTGCGTCGCTTTGGCAATGGCTGGTGGTTGCCGGCGGGGCCAATGCGTGAGCGAGCGGGGCGCTTAAAGTCGGTTGATGCGGTAATCGTCAACGGCGGTGTCCCCCGCAGCGGTGAAATCCCCATGCATCTGCTGCCGGGTCAGGCGGTGAATTTACGTACCGGTACGCGTTGTGACGTTGCTCAGCTTGAACATGTGGTGGCAATGGCGGGGATTGGTCATCCGCCGCGCTTTTTTGCCACGCTGAAGATGTGTGGTGTGCAACCGGAAAAATGTGTGCCGTTGTCCGATCATCAGTCTTTGAATCATGCAGATGTCAGCGCATTGTTAAGTGCCGGGCAAACACTGGTTATGACTGAAAAAGATGCGGTGAAATGCCGGGGCTTTGCAGAAGAAAATTGGTGGTATTTGCCCGTTGACGCACAGTTTTCGGGCGCTGAGCCAGAGAAACTGCTCGCGCAACTTTCCTCGCTGGCTTCTGGCAACTAA
- the ycaQ gene encoding crosslink repair DNA glycosylase YcaQ: protein MTLPYISLADARNLHLAAQGLLKKSRRRALPQDVLAAISRMSLLQIDTINIVARSPYLVLFSRLGNYPPQWLDESLAHGELMEYWAHEACFMPRSDFHLIRHRMLAPEKMGWKYQDAWMREHAEEIEQLLQYIQDNGPVRSADFAHPRKGASGWWEWKPHKRHLEGLFTAGKVMVIERRNFQRIYDLTHRVMPHWDDKCDLVSQTEAEITMLDNSARSLGIFREQWLADYYRLKRPALAAWRDVRAEQQKIIPVNVERLGQLWLHINLLPLLETALAGKLTATHSTVLSPFDPVVWDRKRAEQLFDFSYRLECYTPAPKRQYGYFVLPLLHRGQLVGRMDAKMHRQTGVLEVIALWLQDGIKLTASLQKGLCQAITDFAGWQQATRVTLGRCPHGLFSDCRTGWEIAPWA, encoded by the coding sequence ATGACGCTGCCGTATATCTCTCTTGCTGATGCACGTAATCTTCATCTCGCTGCGCAAGGTCTGTTAAAAAAATCTCGTCGTCGCGCGTTGCCGCAAGATGTTCTGGCAGCTATCTCCCGCATGTCCTTGCTGCAAATCGACACTATCAATATCGTTGCTCGCAGCCCTTATTTGGTGCTTTTTAGTCGTCTGGGTAATTATCCTCCGCAGTGGCTGGACGAGTCGCTGGCGCATGGCGAATTAATGGAATACTGGGCGCATGAAGCCTGCTTTATGCCACGTAGTGATTTTCATCTCATTCGCCACCGGATGCTGGCGCCAGAAAAAATGGGCTGGAAATATCAAGACGCCTGGATGCGGGAACATGCAGAAGAAATTGAACAGTTACTTCAGTACATTCAGGATAACGGACCCGTACGTTCAGCCGATTTTGCTCATCCCCGCAAAGGGGCAAGCGGTTGGTGGGAGTGGAAGCCGCATAAACGCCATCTGGAAGGGCTGTTTACTGCTGGAAAGGTTATGGTGATTGAAAGGCGTAATTTCCAGCGCATTTATGATTTAACCCATCGCGTCATGCCGCACTGGGATGATAAGTGTGACCTCGTTTCGCAAACAGAAGCAGAAATCACTATGCTGGATAACAGTGCGCGTAGCCTGGGAATATTCCGCGAACAGTGGCTGGCGGATTACTATCGCCTTAAACGCCCGGCGCTGGCTGCCTGGCGTGATGTGCGTGCTGAACAGCAGAAAATTATCCCCGTAAATGTGGAGAGGTTAGGACAACTCTGGCTGCATATTAATTTGTTGCCTCTTCTCGAAACAGCTCTCGCGGGGAAACTCACCGCGACGCATAGCACTGTACTGTCACCCTTTGACCCTGTCGTCTGGGATCGCAAACGCGCAGAGCAGCTTTTTGATTTTAGCTACCGGCTGGAATGCTACACGCCGGCACCGAAACGCCAGTATGGCTATTTCGTTCTGCCGTTACTGCATCGTGGACAATTAGTTGGGCGAATGGATGCTAAAATGCATCGCCAGACGGGCGTCCTTGAAGTTATCGCCCTTTGGTTACAGGATGGCATCAAACTGACTGCTTCTCTTCAAAAAGGATTATGCCAGGCGATTACCGATTTTGCTGGCTGGCAGCAGGCAACGCGAGTGACATTAGGGCGCTGCCCACACGGTCTCTTTAGTGATTGCCGCACAGGCTGGGAAATAGCCCCCTGGGCATAA